In the Ricinus communis isolate WT05 ecotype wild-type chromosome 3, ASM1957865v1, whole genome shotgun sequence genome, TCTCTCTCTTAGCATCCTCAGGATCAGCAGTTTCACACTCAATCTCGAAAGAAACCCCAAAGCTATACTTAGTCTCATCAACCTCTAATTTAAACCCTTTCCATTCATAAACATCTCTGACATTCTCAAACCCACCCAAACACACAAAACCCATTTCACTCCCGACGCCAAATTCCTCTTTGCACCTACTTATAATCCTCGATTCAATCGAAATCAATTTCGATGGGTCAGCCACGCATTCACGGCCAATTGTTGGGTTGATTTCCTCTTCATCTTCCTGTACACGACTCACACCGTTTACAAGTAAAGGTTTTGCCTTTAGAGACAGGACACAAAGGGAATCATTGTTAAAGAAACGCATGCGAAGAACAGCAAGTTGAGAggaaagagaggaagagataGAGTCAAAGAAGAGGTTTTGCTGGTTATGGGTTTTGATGTGAGAAGGCGAAAGAAGGGTTTTAAGGCGAGTGTGATTGGCTGCATCTTGAATCCGCAATTTAACTTCTACTTCCATGATCTTGTGCGTGTGTATGTTTCTTTTAAGAGGAGAGGCCGATACGGTTGGATTTGGAAGATGGGTTCGTTTGGTTGGTACGGTCGAGCAAGTGGAGAAGAGAGGTGACGGTGGAGGTGGTGGAGGTGATGGTGGTGGAGGAGGTGGCGGCAGCggcggcggcggcggcggCGCGTTTGCGGGCTTCTTCGAGTTCTTCTTTGTCTTCGATTTTGAGTTCGATTTTGGTTGGTTTTCTTCTCAGCATTTTGGCAGCATCCGATAAGGCATGAACGGACTTTGCTTTGCTGCAGGAAGAAAATGTTCTGAATTTTGATAGATGAGTAGAGATTTTTGCAACTGGGCCAAGCCCATCCTGGCCTACCACATATGCCCAAAGTGTTGCTCTTGCTCTTGCATCCTGGCAGATTGCTCGctatatttttgtttgtttgtttttttttttttttaaataaggaCCAAGTATTGCTAAAGTATGAACTAGATCATTTaaccttttaattaatttatcataaaacttatcattttaggattaaattaaataacctctaaatacttttttttttatcaaaaacaatagttatattttaaataatattggTTCTGAAACACGCAAAAGTGagagttaaattttatatagttttataacTAATATTTGTTAATTGAGTTCACTCATATTATGTAGtttataagttttttatttattcattctcgttatttatttattctttttttagttttttcactcactcatttattttaatattttttaaatatatttactttttaaatattatttatataacacTTTTTAAAACATGATTAACTCAATTAATTTCTCGTAGCACCTAAATTATTCCCATAGAAATGGATGTTACATGTGtgtttatcaaataaaatactaataatttagcACTTTTAAATAGGCATAGGAAAGagtttatcaataaaaattagactAAGTTCAAcgattatcaaaatataattatttaaatcattaGATATTAGCAAATATTATAAGCTCTTTTGaacatttttatattctaaCAACGTGAAATTCtgtaaagaaattaataaataaataaagttggAAGGCCATTATTGCACTCGATCAAACTTGTTGctcatatatgtatattactATTACTCTTATGGCCAAGAAGTATTTCTAGCATCATGAATATCTTCCTATAAGAGCAAAATTAATTGCCCAATTTATGGATAGTTTAGAAGCTCTTTTGTTCTCATTGATTGCAAATAATTAGAAGTctatgaatattgtgaatgaTAAAGCTTTTGTCTcaaaagaaaactaataagaaaacgaaagaataaaaagtataaGGACAAACTAGATTAATGAAATCATTGTCAAATGGAGTTTCTTGCTTCCCTACATCCCATTCGAATTTCTACCTCGATTtgaaatatgtatatttattataattttatattatatatgtaagtatgtatataatattttggataaaatttaaaaaattactatgTAATTTGACGTTTTCTTAAGGAACGGAGATATATTTTGCATTAAATGAGTACcgcatgttttatttttttaatattttttaatatatattttatatttttattatttttcacataGTTTGCATGTGTTTAATATGAGCTTTatcctattatttttttctttaggtgtattattattaatcaatcttattagtcttttaatattaattactaatatataaaacgtaacacaaatatatatattggaagATATTCTCTATATCTATGTTTTCGTTTCTTCCTAATTTACTTGTTTCCTATTTTAGCTATATTAGATAGTTGTACATGCATGattttaggttaattttatgtattattcTCTGTATAAGCCTTAACCTCCAAGGCTAGACCTTCCTATATATACTCTTGTAATCTGtatataaatgatgaataacaTTTATCCCTTTTTTCTTCcacactttattttttttcatggTATCAAAGTAGTGGTCCTACctcttttatttatcaatcatcCGTTGATCATGATTGACAAAGGAAGTAATGAATCTAATTCATCAAAACAGGTGGTTGTTGCCTTCTCTAGTGCAGCTGAAAGTGACGTTAACACTTCTCAAAAACTGACTTCTATCTTGTTAAATGAATTCAATTATCTACCATCGTCAAGGGTAGTCACTATTGCTCTTAGTGGGAGATCCAGATTGGGATTTATCAATGGCAAAGAAAAGGCTCCAGCCATTGAATCATCTGAATATGAGGCTTGGTTGTTAAAGGACCAGATGGTTATGTCATGGATTCTTAACTCCATGGAAAGAGGCATTAGTGAAATATTCAGCTATTCTGAGTCTGCCTTAGATTTGTGGGAAGCTGTTCGCGAAATGTATggtaatcaaaataattatgctCGAATTTTCCAAATTCAACAAAAGATTGCTAATCTCCATCAAGATGGAGAAAcctttgttaatttattagacAGATTAAAAGGTCTATGGAATAAATTGGAGGTGTACCGACCTCATTCTATTGATTCAACTATTTTACAGAAAAGAACTGAAGAAGACAGAGTTTTTTAACTGTTGGCCAGTCTTGGTTCTGACTTTGAAGACTTTAGAAGTAACATACTAATGACATCAGAATTGCCATCTTTAAAGAGTATTTGTGCTTTAATTCAGCATGAAGAAGTTCATGAAAGGTTATGTCTCGTGAAACAATAAACAATAGCTCAAAGGTACATGCCTATCTTAGTCATCAatcttcaaaatcaaaagcttACAAAGGAAAGCGTCCAAATTTAAAGTGTGATCATTGCAATTCTCTTGGACATACAATTGATCGATGTTGGAGTCTCCATCTAGAGTTGATACCCAATGCtttaaaagataagaaaagaGGAAATTCGAAACAAGCCACTAACTACAAGGCTCATGTGGCTACTCATACAACTGATTCATTCTCTTCTAATCCTATTGCCTTGTTAAAAGATTTTGCTAgctatttataagaaaaacatGGCCAAGGAACAGTCTAAAATGAAACTATTAACCAGAAGGGGGATGAGTCTGCTACATCAGCTGGACTTCTCAGCAAATTTTTTGGGTTCTTAACTGATGCAAACTTTGCGAATAGCCAAGGTATTCTTACTACCTTTATGACTgcattagaaattaataatttgcaTGATTTATGGGTTGTTGATTCCGGTGCCACTAATCATATGACAAACAtagtaactaaattttttgatttttgccCAATGTCTTCACTTGTTTCTATAGCTAATGGGAAAGGAGTTCCTATTAAGGTAAGGGAAAAATCAAATTGGTCTCAGATGTCATAGAAGCTGATGTTCTTTATGTCCattcttttccatttcaatTGCTTCCTATTCTAAAGTTGATATCCTCCTTTAATTGTGAAGTTATATTTTCATCTGACAAGGTTATTTTTCAGGACCTCGTCAATAAGAAGACGATTGGTGAGGGATTCTTTTTGAATGGACTTTTTTTTCGTACCTGATTTTCAAACTCCAAAAGGTTTTAAGGCATTTTCATCTCCTGACAATGAACATCTTTTGTGGAACTGTTGTCTAGCTCATCCATCAAaatctattttctcaaaaataaagttgGGTTTAGATAAAGGGACTTATGAGTGtgatatttgtcattattctAAGTCTACTAGGCTTCCTTTTACTTTATCTATTTCTAAATCTATTCAAGCTTTTGAATTAGTTTATTCAGATGTACGGGGACCCTTTTTTGCCTTTATTGAtggttttaaatattttgtaacctttattgatgattttttAAGGGTTACATGGGTATATCTCTTGAAAtcaaaaaatgaagttttttattatttcaaggATTTTCATATGATAGTTTCTATTCAATAATcaactcatattaaaattcttcGATCAGATAATGGTACAGAATATACATCTCATGacatgataaattatttaacttcTAATGGCATTTTGTATCAGACTAGCTGTGTTAATACTCCCCAACAAAATGGAGTACCTGAACGAAAAAACTGTGATTTGTTAGGAAAGACCCAAGCAATAATGATTAAAATGAATGTTCCTAAGCATTTATGGTCTTATAGAGTTCTCACTGCTACCTATCTTATAAATCACTTACCAAGTCGTGTGTTGGATTTTAAAGGTCCTTATGAGATTTTGCAGGGAAAGAAACTAGAATGATCtcatttgaatattttttattgcaCTTGTTTCGTGCATATAGCAACAAATCTCCATGACAAACTTGATCCAAGAGCAGTCAAATGCATTTTCTTGGGATATTCTCAAACCAAAAAAGGGTACAAGTGCTATGATGCTGCCAATAATAAACTCTATGTAAGTAGAGATATTCGTTTTATTGAAACCAAGCCCTTTTTTGAGATTTCTACATAGGGGGATATGATTGAGGATTTATTTCCATTACTAAATGATGAGTCTTGTCACAAGAGTTCAATTAATAGAGTTAAAGAACGAGATACTTCCATTCAATagtcaaaaaataattcttcCTCTCCTACTGTAAGTGTAGATGATGTTGATAATACCATTATAGTAGAATCATCAAATGCCCAAAATCTTTTTCCTCGGCGTAATCCCCCACGAGATCGCCATTCTCCCATTAAAATGAAGGATTATGTTGCTCATGTTGTCAGGTATCCTCTTGCTAAATCTTTGACTTATTAGAGGCTTTATCCTTCTTATGCAGCCTTTCTCACATCAATCTCTAGTATTCATGAGCCTAAGAATTTTCAAGAAGTTCGGTCCTAAAATATTTGGAGCAAAGCTATGTTTGAATAATTGGTAGAtcttgaagaaaataatacttGGAGTATAGTCTTCCAAAAGGAAAACATGTAGTTGGTAGTTGATGGGTATTCAAAACCAAATTCAACTCAGATGGATCAATTGAGTGTCATAAAGCGCGTCTAGTGGCTCAAGGTTTTACTCAAAAATTCAATGTTGACTATAAGGAGACGTTTGCTCCTGTTGCCAAAATGACCACTGTCAGAGTTCTTTTGTCCATTGTTGTTAATAATGGTTGGTCGCTGTCtcaaatggatgtcaaaaATGCGTTTTTACATGGGGACCTTGAAGAAGAAGTATTTATGAAGTTTCCACCAGGTCATCCTTAGAGTTGTGATTCTAGAATGGTTTGCAAACTCAATAAATCTATTTATGGTTTAAAGCAAAGTCCTCGGGCATGGCATGCAAAGTTGAGCTCTTGTCTTGAGATGCTTGGTTTTTTAAAGAGTACtgttaattcttatttatatgttCGAACAGTGAAGGGTGATATATTTGTGGTTCTTATTTATATGGATGATCTTATTATCACAGAAAATAATGTTAATTCAATCGTTCAATTAAAGAAGTGTCTTCAACACTAATTTCCTGCGAAAGATCTTGGTCTTTTAAGGTATTTTCTTGGCATTGAAATGGAAACTTCAAGCAAAGGGCTGtttttaaatgaaagaaaatatatccTTGATTTACTTAAAGATGCTAATATGCTACATACTAAACCTGCTGCCACTCCCTTTGATAGTAAATTGAAGCTTCATTCACAAGCACCTGCTCTTGATTCACCAAGTTATTATCAGAAACTTATTGGAAAACTAATATACTTAACTATCATGAGACCCGACATCTCCTTTGTTGTAGGTCTTGTAAGTCAACATATGCATGCCCCTACAAGTTATCACGTATGTTTGGTGAAGCATATCTTGCGATACTTAAAGGGAACGATTGGTAGTGGAATTGTGATGACAAGTAATGGGCACACCAACATCATCAGATACTTAGATTCTGATTGGGCCGGTAATACACTTGATCGTTGATCTACCACTGGATATTGTGTGTTTATAGGTGATAATCTCATTTTttggaaaagtaaaaaaacaACACGTTGTAGCTCAGTCCAGTGCAGAAGTCGAGTGCCGTGCTATGGCAGCAGCAGCTTGTGAGTTCATATGGTTGAAAAGTCTGCTGGATGATCTTCATTGTTCATATGTTACTCCTATGACTTTTTTTGTGACAATCAAGCTGCTATATATATTGCGACAAACCATGTATTTCATGAAAGGACTAAACATATAGAAGTAGATTGTCATTATATTCGTCAACAGGTTCAGTCTAAGCTTATAAATCTCTGTTATGTTAACTCTCATAATCAACTTACAGACGTGTTCACTAAAGTTCTATCTTCTGCTCACTTTCAACGACTCATGGGCAAGTTTGGATCCATCAATCCTCTGGATCTCAATTGAGGGGGAGTATTGGAAGATATTCTCTATATCTATATTTTCGCTTCTTCCTAATTTACCTGTTTCCTATATTAGTTATGTTAGACAGTTGTACATGCATAATTTTAGGCctaattttttgtattattcTATGTATATGTCTCAGCTCAAAGGCTAGACTTTTCTATATATACTCTTGTAATCTGTACAcaaatgatgaataatatttattcctttttcttccaaactttattttcttcaatatatatatatatatatatatatatatatatatatatatatatatatatatatatatataaattatgaagttttcttaatattaataaaattattcaaaaaaaataaggatTTCCATCCGGCCCTGCGAATTGTTTGCTCGGcctctctaattttttttctttttcagaaaaagggattaaaaatctcaaaatCCACCCATAATACATTTCTTAAGTAATTTGCTTTTAGGATTTACATAATGTCTACTCGTAGcaatatatttacaaaaaatatattatttttttctctttaaaactAAATGATGCGAATTGAATTGAACCAACTCAATAATGTACTTATAGGTTTGGCCTAGCTTGTACTTTTagtcaaaacaaaaaatctAGGGATTTGTAATTAGCCGATTTGGGTTTGtctaaaaatagttattgGCTGTGCTTAATATGCaagtagaaaaaaatatgCTAAGATTCAGTTTAACTTTATATCAACAACTTAATAATGTCAATAAAAAAGTCTCCATCCCCATTAATGAGTTACTCCCAtcaaaagtattataaaaGGCTCTCATATCTATAACATTTCCCCATAACAAAAACCACCAATCGCTATAGTTTTCGAAGCATTTCATCCATGGCAATATTAGTAGCTCAAACCCGTTTCGTCCTTTTGTTGGTGGCAGTTGTAAGCATTGTGGCTGCAGATACAGATGATTACTTCATATATCTGTCAAAATCCATCCCATTTGgaactaatcaaattcaagCATCGACAATTCCAGTTTCAT is a window encoding:
- the LOC8268277 gene encoding triphosphate tunnel metalloenzyme 3, coding for MEVEVKLRIQDAANHTRLKTLLSPSHIKTHNQQNLFFDSISSSLSSQLAVLRMRFFNNDSLCVLSLKAKPLLVNGVSRVQEDEEEINPTIGRECVADPSKLISIESRIISRCKEEFGVGSEMGFVCLGGFENVRDVYEWKGFKLEVDETKYSFGVSFEIECETADPEDAKREIEEFLKGNGIDYKYSEMSKFAVFRSGKLP